In Fluviicola sp., the sequence ATTGGAAAGCTAAATCGTTTATATGAAAAATAACCTTGTTATTCTATCGGGAGCGGGGATTAGTGCGGAGAGCGGCATCAAGACCTTCCGGGATGCCGATGGACTGTGGGAAAATTATTCCATAGAAGAAGTAGCAACGCCCCAGGCCTGGCAAAATAATCCGGAACTGGTCCAGAAATTCTACAATGAAAGACGACTCAATGTTATAAGCGTAAAACCAAACGATGCGCATCATTATTTCAGCCGGTTGCAGGAATATTTTAATGTACAGGTAATTACCCAGAATATTGACGATCTGCATGAGCGGGCAGGAAGTAAGCATGTGCTGCACCTGCACGGAAATATCCGTTACGCAAAAAGTTCAGGACCGAATAAAGAAAAGAAATACTACCTCATCGAGGGCCACGAGTTAAAAATGACGGATCAATGTGAGGATGGTTATCCCTTGAGGCCGCATGTGGTCTGGTTCGGAGAAGAAGTTCCGCTTCTTGCCACAGCGGCAGAAATGGTAGCCCAGGCAGATATCTTGATTGTAATCGGGACGTCTCTGCAGGTTTATCCGGCTGCCGGACTCATTCACTACGCACCGCAAAACGCCCTGAAGATTGTTGTGGACCCCCTGGCAGAAAAGCTATCCGTCCCGGGTGATTTCAAACTTTTAAATTACTCCGCCCAGGGAGCCATTCCCTTCCTGAAAGAAA encodes:
- a CDS encoding Sir2 family NAD-dependent protein deacetylase, which produces MKNNLVILSGAGISAESGIKTFRDADGLWENYSIEEVATPQAWQNNPELVQKFYNERRLNVISVKPNDAHHYFSRLQEYFNVQVITQNIDDLHERAGSKHVLHLHGNIRYAKSSGPNKEKKYYLIEGHELKMTDQCEDGYPLRPHVVWFGEEVPLLATAAEMVAQADILIVIGTSLQVYPAAGLIHYAPQNALKIVVDPLAEKLSVPGDFKLLNYSAQGAIPFLKEILGH